A genomic window from Bdellovibrio sp. SKB1291214 includes:
- a CDS encoding TlpA family protein disulfide reductase produces the protein MKQHLKALALVIIVGALGYWAFNHYMLSRVSESPSNLTSIEKMETEGVPNFTAKSLDGQSFDLNQMKGKVVILNFWASWCGPCVEEVPSLIKLIKEYKGDIQLIAVSGDSNEQDIHVFLKSFPELKAENIKIVYDQDRSLMKMFDVSRLPESLVLNKEQKLVKKLVGSIDWHTKDSVEYMDTLLGKKK, from the coding sequence ATGAAGCAACATCTAAAAGCACTCGCACTGGTTATCATCGTCGGAGCATTGGGATACTGGGCATTTAATCACTATATGTTGAGCCGGGTGTCTGAGTCGCCGTCGAACCTGACTTCGATCGAAAAGATGGAAACCGAAGGCGTTCCAAACTTCACGGCAAAATCCTTGGATGGGCAGTCCTTTGATCTAAATCAAATGAAGGGGAAAGTCGTCATCCTGAATTTTTGGGCGTCCTGGTGCGGTCCCTGTGTTGAGGAAGTACCTTCTTTAATCAAGTTGATAAAAGAGTACAAGGGCGACATTCAATTGATCGCTGTTTCCGGAGATAGCAATGAACAAGACATTCACGTGTTCTTGAAATCCTTCCCGGAGCTTAAAGCTGAAAACATCAAAATTGTTTACGATCAGGATCGCAGTCTTATGAAAATGTTTGATGTTTCTCGTCTGCCGGAATCGCTGGTTCTAAACAAAGAGCAAAAGCTAGTTAAGAAACTTGTGGGCTCCATTGACTGGCATACCAAAGACTCTGTTGAGTATATGGATACTTTGTTAGGCAAAAAGAAATAG
- a CDS encoding hybrid sensor histidine kinase/response regulator codes for MAKLSSFNPLSKYVTTESLDFKIRKLDLIYQEHLKGAFAILGNGGAYLWVAWDHVPHSLLVVWMSAMAMTVTIRMISLWQWNKKKQSITNRRSLQFWQYLLYSQLLISGLGWGTLGIMSTATTDSSVQILASLIIASMTAGPLIYYVSSKKAMACLTAPALIGWSFGYLLLSEVPHHELLGVLILFYLVLLFFIGRNLNRAILRMISLDYQLKKNEEHLRMAMASSNALSWDWYVETNHLDYNGNIALFPQGPVQLQDILKKHFVTPGDLDAEIECLDLEGRSRYIAIKGRVSKDPKTAYRMTGIAWDITTKKNEDLLRRERDVHEAANRGKSVLLANASHEIRTPIASILGYSETLLGSASLDAQNRSDVEAIHRQGKFMVTLVNDLLDLSKIESKGLFFQSCTMNPAMELEDSIAMIRSTLDSSKHQLSLNFETHFPEVISSDPVRFRQVVINLLSNAVKYTLQGEIKVVARFYQNIEGEGFIAVTVVDTGMGMDYQMQRQLFEPFVRGENAEVQRVPGSGLGLALSRQLARGMSGDLRLIRSMLGNGSTFEFTLPVGKASELKLVSAHEARIGTRERIPIPQESNHLKDREILVVDDSDDLRALMARYLMREGAIVETSENGQAGVERALSKNFDVILMDIKMPVMDGYQAAALLRENGYVGLIVAVTAQATAEGRMDSRSNGFDAYLSKPVDINLLKDILIQA; via the coding sequence ATGGCGAAGTTGTCTTCATTTAATCCACTCTCTAAATATGTCACTACCGAGAGCCTTGATTTTAAAATCAGAAAGCTTGATTTGATTTATCAAGAGCATCTTAAGGGCGCGTTCGCTATTCTTGGAAATGGCGGTGCATATCTTTGGGTGGCTTGGGATCACGTCCCGCACTCATTGTTGGTCGTATGGATGTCAGCGATGGCGATGACCGTGACCATTCGAATGATATCGCTGTGGCAGTGGAATAAGAAAAAGCAATCAATTACCAACAGACGCAGTCTGCAGTTTTGGCAATATCTGCTTTACTCCCAGCTGTTGATTTCGGGACTTGGCTGGGGAACTTTGGGGATTATGTCGACGGCGACGACGGATAGCTCTGTTCAGATCCTGGCTTCGTTGATCATAGCTTCGATGACTGCAGGACCCCTGATTTATTATGTGTCCTCTAAAAAGGCCATGGCGTGTCTGACGGCCCCAGCGTTGATTGGATGGAGCTTTGGTTATCTGCTGCTTTCAGAAGTTCCCCATCATGAACTTTTAGGCGTCTTGATTTTATTCTATTTAGTTTTGCTGTTCTTTATTGGTCGCAATTTAAATCGCGCCATCCTAAGAATGATTTCTTTAGACTATCAGTTAAAGAAAAATGAAGAGCATTTGCGTATGGCGATGGCCTCAAGTAATGCGCTGTCTTGGGATTGGTATGTGGAAACCAATCACTTGGATTATAACGGCAATATTGCTCTGTTTCCTCAAGGGCCCGTGCAGCTTCAGGATATCTTGAAGAAACATTTCGTAACACCGGGCGATCTGGATGCTGAAATTGAGTGTTTGGATCTAGAGGGGCGAAGCCGCTATATCGCTATTAAGGGCCGAGTTTCTAAAGATCCTAAGACGGCTTACCGTATGACAGGGATTGCTTGGGATATCACGACGAAAAAAAATGAAGATCTTTTGCGCCGTGAGCGTGACGTTCACGAAGCAGCCAATCGCGGTAAATCCGTGTTGTTAGCAAATGCCAGCCATGAGATTCGCACGCCTATTGCTTCGATTTTGGGTTATTCTGAAACCCTTTTAGGCAGTGCAAGCTTAGATGCACAAAACCGTAGTGATGTTGAGGCGATTCATCGTCAGGGCAAATTCATGGTGACACTGGTGAATGACCTTTTGGATTTATCCAAGATTGAATCAAAAGGTTTGTTCTTTCAGTCCTGCACGATGAACCCTGCCATGGAGTTAGAAGACTCGATCGCAATGATTCGATCGACCTTGGATAGTTCAAAGCATCAGCTGTCTTTGAATTTTGAAACTCATTTTCCAGAGGTGATATCTTCGGATCCGGTTCGATTCCGACAAGTTGTGATCAATCTGCTGTCGAATGCTGTGAAATACACTCTGCAAGGGGAGATCAAGGTCGTTGCACGTTTCTATCAGAATATTGAAGGTGAAGGTTTTATCGCTGTCACGGTGGTAGATACCGGTATGGGTATGGACTACCAAATGCAACGACAACTATTTGAACCATTTGTTCGCGGAGAGAATGCGGAAGTGCAACGTGTTCCTGGTTCAGGCTTAGGTTTGGCACTGAGCCGTCAGCTGGCTCGTGGTATGAGTGGTGATTTGCGACTGATTCGGTCCATGCTGGGAAATGGAAGTACATTCGAATTTACCTTACCTGTGGGCAAGGCTTCAGAGCTAAAATTGGTATCTGCTCATGAGGCACGAATCGGGACTCGAGAGCGCATCCCTATTCCGCAAGAGTCGAATCATTTGAAAGATCGCGAAATTTTAGTTGTGGATGATTCGGATGATCTGCGTGCATTGATGGCGCGCTATTTAATGCGTGAGGGCGCTATTGTTGAGACCAGTGAAAACGGTCAGGCGGGTGTTGAGCGGGCCTTAAGCAAAAATTTTGATGTGATCTTGATGGATATCAAAATGCCGGTGATGGATGGCTATCAGGCGGCGGCATTGCTGAGGGAAAATGGTTATGTGGGATTGATTGTCGCGGTCACGGCCCAGGCAACTGCTGAGGGCCGGATGGATTCTCGAAGCAACGGATTTGATGCTTACTTGAGCAAACCCGTTGATATTAATCTTTTAAAGGACATTCTGATTCAGGCTTAG
- a CDS encoding TIGR03545 family protein produces the protein MENTQPTPNVKKKKGIVRWGALIPFVIVCALIGLYFHFFFDLHLRKGMEWAGYKALGAEVNIADLKTSFFNANISIKGIELTDAEKPTHDSVKIGEIRFGMLWDALLRVKFVINEAVVEQIEFGVKRAYPGKVAPPPEVSNEPGLLATEGGKLKSQAEKELQDRYGENVLGDVINMLGGADPNSELQKLQSSLPSKAMIEKFQTDLQAKQKAWDERLKTLPQGKDIQALSDRLNKVQYKDFKNPQELQTSLQQMDSIYKDADGKYKQIQAISNDLNNDLKTLQAQYAEIEKQVKIDVKSLEQHFRIPQVDAKALTMAVFNRYLEPYKAKFFRYKTLAEKYIPPKYLKKGDKKSEEEEVAIQPHPREKGITYEFGRPNSYPMFWVKRTAVSSQAGVTPNSGNVKGEILDITSNQRLVGRPTIASLAGDFPAMEILGFLLKLSIDNRKDDSVIDYQFKVDSYAIQGKDLVSSPDVKIAFNKANGAMGIQGSLVGLKNLAIDFDNKFTKIDYAVSSTNQIADEILKAVFAGIPQVTLTAKGQGDLPNVPLSINSNLGPELSKGFEKQIQTKVEEARKKIQAYVDQEIGKQKAQVEAQLNQLKGQFDKEVKKAQDQLDAQKKQVEAKVETAKKDAENQGRKQLEKEGQKAVDDLKKKFGF, from the coding sequence ATGGAAAATACTCAACCAACACCTAACGTTAAAAAGAAAAAAGGCATCGTCCGTTGGGGCGCGCTGATTCCTTTTGTTATTGTTTGCGCACTGATCGGATTGTACTTCCACTTTTTCTTTGATTTACATCTTCGCAAAGGCATGGAATGGGCCGGCTATAAAGCTCTTGGCGCTGAAGTAAATATCGCGGATTTAAAAACAAGCTTTTTTAATGCCAACATCAGCATCAAAGGTATCGAGCTTACGGATGCAGAAAAACCTACTCACGACTCTGTCAAAATTGGCGAGATCCGCTTTGGTATGTTATGGGACGCTTTGCTTCGAGTGAAGTTCGTCATCAATGAAGCCGTTGTCGAACAAATTGAATTCGGCGTGAAAAGAGCCTACCCAGGTAAAGTAGCACCACCGCCAGAGGTTTCTAATGAGCCGGGCCTACTAGCCACCGAGGGTGGTAAACTGAAATCACAAGCCGAAAAGGAACTGCAAGACCGCTACGGAGAAAACGTATTAGGTGACGTAATCAACATGCTGGGTGGAGCAGATCCAAACTCCGAACTGCAAAAGCTTCAATCATCTCTGCCAAGTAAAGCAATGATTGAAAAGTTCCAGACAGACCTACAAGCAAAGCAAAAAGCCTGGGATGAGCGTCTTAAAACCCTCCCACAAGGTAAAGACATCCAGGCCTTGAGTGACCGCCTGAACAAGGTACAGTACAAAGACTTTAAAAATCCGCAAGAGTTACAGACTTCATTGCAACAGATGGACAGCATCTATAAAGATGCTGACGGAAAATACAAACAGATCCAAGCTATCAGCAATGACTTAAACAATGATCTTAAAACGCTTCAAGCTCAGTATGCCGAGATCGAAAAACAAGTTAAGATCGATGTTAAATCTTTAGAACAACATTTCCGCATCCCGCAGGTCGATGCCAAGGCTTTAACGATGGCGGTCTTCAATCGCTATCTTGAACCTTACAAAGCAAAATTCTTTAGATACAAAACATTGGCTGAAAAATACATCCCGCCCAAATATCTGAAAAAAGGCGACAAAAAATCTGAAGAGGAAGAAGTCGCAATTCAACCTCACCCACGTGAAAAAGGTATCACCTATGAATTTGGCCGCCCCAATTCCTATCCGATGTTCTGGGTCAAACGCACAGCCGTTAGCTCGCAAGCTGGCGTGACGCCAAATTCAGGAAACGTCAAAGGGGAAATTTTAGATATTACTTCCAATCAACGTCTGGTGGGTCGTCCAACGATCGCCAGCTTGGCGGGGGATTTTCCAGCGATGGAAATCCTGGGCTTCCTGCTAAAGCTATCAATCGACAATCGTAAGGACGACTCCGTGATCGATTATCAATTCAAAGTCGACTCCTACGCGATTCAAGGCAAAGACCTTGTCAGTAGCCCTGACGTCAAAATTGCTTTCAACAAAGCCAACGGCGCCATGGGTATCCAAGGGTCTTTGGTGGGGCTGAAAAACTTGGCAATTGATTTCGATAATAAGTTTACAAAAATCGACTATGCAGTTTCATCAACGAACCAAATTGCTGATGAGATTTTAAAAGCTGTCTTCGCAGGAATTCCGCAAGTTACTTTGACAGCCAAAGGCCAAGGTGATTTACCGAATGTACCTTTGTCGATCAATTCAAACTTGGGGCCCGAACTATCCAAAGGATTCGAAAAACAAATCCAAACCAAGGTCGAAGAAGCTCGTAAGAAAATTCAAGCCTATGTCGACCAGGAAATTGGCAAACAAAAAGCCCAAGTGGAAGCCCAACTAAATCAGTTGAAAGGCCAATTCGACAAAGAAGTTAAGAAAGCCCAAGATCAATTGGATGCCCAAAAGAAGCAAGTCGAAGCAAAAGTAGAAACAGCCAAAAAGGACGCTGAAAATCAAGGTCGCAAGCAACTTGAAAAAGAAGGTCAAAAAGCTGTCGACGACCTTAAAAAGAAATTTGGCTTTTAG
- a CDS encoding TIGR03546 family protein produces the protein MTLILKQLYNFIKLLNSDTDTMPLAFGLSLGLLLGFAPFFSIQTVIVLLIVFVFRVQLGAALISAFFFKFIAFLFDTPAHHLGKAVLETESLRPLFVSMYNMPFVPMTRFNNSIIMGSMIVSLLLFPFAYYGFKSLILAYRVAVVARFQNTKFWKALKATKFYEWYNKYNDLYGN, from the coding sequence ATGACGTTAATTTTAAAACAGCTGTACAATTTCATTAAGCTTTTGAACTCCGATACTGACACTATGCCACTGGCATTTGGATTGTCTTTAGGTTTACTTCTGGGATTTGCACCGTTCTTTTCAATTCAAACAGTGATCGTCCTTTTGATCGTGTTTGTATTCAGAGTGCAATTGGGTGCAGCCCTTATTTCTGCATTCTTTTTCAAATTCATCGCATTCCTGTTCGATACTCCCGCGCACCACTTGGGTAAAGCCGTTTTGGAAACAGAAAGTCTGCGCCCTTTATTTGTCAGCATGTACAACATGCCGTTCGTTCCGATGACTCGTTTTAATAACAGCATCATCATGGGCTCAATGATTGTATCCCTTCTACTTTTTCCCTTTGCGTATTATGGATTCAAATCTTTGATCTTAGCTTACAGAGTTGCCGTGGTTGCCCGTTTTCAGAATACAAAATTCTGGAAGGCTTTGAAGGCAACAAAGTTTTACGAATGGTATAACAAGTACAACGATCTTTACGGAAACTAG
- a CDS encoding D-glycero-alpha-D-manno-heptose-1,7-bisphosphate 7-phosphatase: MKSWAQLVADTVRMGGVLVFIKDQAPQDFPEWLQSLNDSFGMKIPISVRNKSDFATGRFHTGAHDLIFFFQGQESVLAALDSHVQGQRVWISSQPQNLNIIDYNWHVGDLAAWTSFWSTLASQFDALVENWTTSEMDHAPCLFLDRDDVVVKNVPYNKDPEQVELIPEIVQLIRQAHEHGYWVALVTNQSGIGRGRISWQEYKKVHQRMLKLLSEQGAWIDDCVWSSFIENEGVPEGRLLAGLRKPRAGMFQLVKEKLKVDMAKSIMVGDSATDLIAAYSAGVGSCYLFKSVKFDQERETLEKFRAGNSKFSYQAILAASDISFGRL, translated from the coding sequence ATGAAATCTTGGGCGCAGTTAGTGGCAGACACAGTTCGTATGGGTGGAGTTTTGGTATTTATCAAAGACCAGGCTCCGCAGGATTTTCCAGAGTGGTTACAATCGTTGAATGATTCATTTGGAATGAAGATTCCTATCAGTGTACGTAACAAAAGTGATTTTGCTACTGGACGTTTTCATACAGGAGCCCATGATTTGATATTCTTTTTCCAGGGACAAGAAAGTGTGTTAGCCGCTCTGGACTCCCATGTTCAAGGACAACGAGTTTGGATTTCTTCACAGCCTCAAAATCTTAATATCATTGATTACAACTGGCATGTCGGCGATCTGGCAGCTTGGACTTCCTTTTGGAGCACATTGGCTTCGCAATTTGATGCTTTGGTTGAAAATTGGACGACCTCCGAAATGGATCATGCTCCCTGTTTGTTTCTGGATCGCGATGATGTGGTGGTTAAGAACGTTCCGTATAACAAAGATCCAGAGCAGGTCGAATTGATCCCAGAAATAGTACAGTTAATTCGCCAAGCCCACGAGCATGGCTATTGGGTTGCGCTGGTCACGAATCAATCGGGCATAGGCCGTGGGCGCATCTCATGGCAGGAGTATAAAAAGGTTCACCAACGCATGCTTAAACTTTTAAGTGAGCAGGGTGCGTGGATTGACGACTGTGTTTGGTCTTCGTTCATAGAAAATGAAGGAGTTCCGGAAGGACGATTGCTGGCGGGTCTTAGAAAGCCTCGCGCGGGAATGTTTCAGTTGGTCAAAGAAAAACTTAAGGTAGACATGGCGAAATCCATCATGGTCGGAGACAGCGCAACGGATTTGATCGCTGCTTACTCGGCCGGTGTTGGAAGTTGTTATCTGTTTAAGTCTGTGAAATTCGATCAAGAGCGCGAAACATTAGAGAAGTTTCGCGCCGGGAACTCTAAGTTTTCTTATCAAGCCATATTGGCGGCTTCGGACATATCATTCGGGCGTTTGTAG
- a CDS encoding lysylphosphatidylglycerol synthase transmembrane domain-containing protein: MLKKTKKFATQFLKIAFAVGIIYWLVQSGKLNFTALKNLLTPGVLLLSALIVGLNFFLASERWRVLVKSQGIPAKMWSSFKLTLIGQFFNFAMPGGVGGDVIKAYYFTREFPGTKVVAATSVLMDRVLGLYAMILLALMVMIYDINHVLHVSTLTTLFYFIIALFVVFTVSLGLVFSSHIYKTQLLKRIIRKLPLAEKFMKVYESLHLYGNSYARIAQVIVLSLIAQSTAILFLYMVGLVSGFSDIPAKTYFLVAPLGFMATAIPISPAGVGVGQAAFYFLFNVYTGHSSEVGPTTITAFQVSSFVVSLTGAFFYMRYKRPNDMSEAANMA; this comes from the coding sequence ATGCTTAAAAAGACCAAAAAGTTTGCCACTCAATTTCTTAAAATTGCTTTTGCCGTAGGTATTATCTATTGGCTGGTGCAGTCCGGAAAACTAAACTTTACGGCCCTTAAAAATCTTCTTACACCGGGCGTTTTGTTGCTTTCTGCTCTTATCGTGGGGCTTAACTTTTTCCTGGCAAGCGAACGTTGGCGCGTTCTGGTTAAATCTCAAGGCATTCCCGCAAAAATGTGGTCTTCCTTTAAGCTGACGTTGATCGGACAATTTTTTAACTTTGCCATGCCAGGTGGAGTGGGTGGAGATGTTATCAAAGCCTACTATTTCACGCGTGAATTCCCGGGCACGAAAGTGGTGGCCGCAACCAGCGTCCTGATGGACCGCGTACTCGGTCTTTATGCCATGATTCTTTTGGCGTTGATGGTCATGATTTACGACATCAATCACGTTCTGCATGTGTCGACTTTGACAACTCTGTTCTATTTCATCATTGCCTTATTCGTTGTTTTCACAGTTTCTTTGGGCTTGGTGTTTTCGTCTCACATTTACAAAACTCAACTGTTGAAACGTATCATTCGTAAACTTCCCTTGGCTGAAAAATTCATGAAGGTCTACGAAAGCCTGCACTTGTATGGCAACAGCTATGCCCGTATCGCACAGGTCATTGTGTTAAGTTTGATTGCGCAATCTACGGCAATTCTTTTCTTGTACATGGTTGGCTTGGTTTCAGGATTCTCAGATATCCCTGCTAAAACTTATTTCTTAGTGGCCCCGCTAGGCTTCATGGCGACGGCGATCCCTATCTCCCCTGCCGGCGTGGGCGTGGGACAAGCAGCGTTCTATTTCTTGTTTAATGTTTATACAGGGCACTCCAGCGAAGTAGGGCCGACGACAATCACAGCATTCCAAGTAAGCTCGTTTGTGGTAAGCCTAACGGGCGCCTTCTTTTACATGCGCTACAAACGCCCGAATGATATGTCCGAAGCCGCCAATATGGCTTGA
- a CDS encoding mannose-1-phosphate guanylyltransferase/mannose-6-phosphate isomerase — MIPVVLSGGSGTRLWPVSRQQMPKQFCTIFEKPLQTMTLERCHKMGTPWIVTSKALQNLTEINLKDNKMSDVQAIYEPYGKNTAPAIAVLCKLLDSKGLGHEIVGIFPSDHLISKEQAFLNVVKFATSVAEKNKVVTLGITPSYPETGYGYIQTQASPLSESEGFKAYSVVKFHEKPALEKAKEFLAQGSFSWNAGIFVFKVSHMISLFEKHQPELWKTVAALKADASNLDDIYSKVANISIDYAIMEKLGGDELACIPSEFGWNDVGSWDAVASLQKGQDVTSVKGQGNFVFGDSAKHYSTVGLDDVIVVDTKDALMLVKKGHSQDVKLVVESLAQSKPLLAKEHVYEYRPWGYFEILKDTEFFKSKVIRVNPHSQLSYQSHAKREEHWTITQGTGEVVLNDQVISVKAGSHVHIPTGAKHRMRNTSNDMLEFVEVQLGSYFGEDDIVRYQDDYQRK; from the coding sequence GTGATTCCTGTAGTATTATCTGGTGGTAGTGGGACTCGTTTGTGGCCTGTATCGCGCCAGCAAATGCCGAAACAATTCTGTACTATTTTTGAAAAGCCCTTACAGACCATGACTCTGGAAAGATGCCATAAAATGGGGACTCCATGGATTGTGACGTCAAAGGCTTTGCAGAATCTGACGGAGATCAACCTTAAAGATAATAAAATGAGCGACGTGCAGGCTATTTACGAGCCGTACGGTAAAAACACGGCTCCGGCGATCGCTGTGTTGTGCAAGCTTTTGGATTCAAAAGGTTTAGGACACGAAATCGTCGGGATTTTTCCCTCTGACCATCTTATTTCTAAAGAGCAGGCATTTTTGAATGTCGTGAAATTTGCGACATCTGTTGCTGAAAAAAATAAAGTCGTTACGTTAGGTATTACGCCTTCTTATCCAGAAACTGGTTATGGATATATTCAAACGCAAGCATCGCCTTTGTCAGAATCGGAAGGTTTCAAAGCTTATTCAGTAGTGAAGTTCCATGAAAAACCTGCTTTAGAAAAAGCGAAAGAGTTTTTAGCACAGGGAAGCTTTAGCTGGAATGCGGGAATCTTTGTTTTCAAAGTCTCCCATATGATTTCATTGTTTGAAAAACATCAGCCAGAGCTTTGGAAAACTGTTGCGGCCCTAAAGGCAGATGCTTCCAACTTGGATGATATCTATTCCAAAGTTGCCAACATTTCCATCGACTATGCGATCATGGAAAAACTGGGTGGTGATGAGCTCGCTTGCATTCCTTCTGAATTCGGTTGGAACGACGTCGGTTCCTGGGATGCGGTCGCGTCTTTACAAAAAGGGCAGGATGTTACGAGTGTGAAGGGCCAGGGCAACTTTGTTTTCGGTGACTCCGCGAAACACTACTCGACAGTGGGGTTGGATGACGTCATCGTGGTTGATACAAAAGATGCTTTGATGCTAGTAAAAAAAGGCCACTCTCAAGATGTAAAGCTTGTTGTGGAATCTTTAGCACAAAGTAAACCCTTGTTGGCGAAAGAGCATGTATATGAATACCGTCCGTGGGGTTACTTTGAAATTTTGAAGGACACAGAGTTCTTTAAATCTAAAGTGATTCGCGTGAATCCACATTCTCAGCTTTCTTATCAAAGCCACGCGAAACGTGAAGAGCATTGGACCATTACGCAAGGAACTGGCGAAGTCGTATTGAACGACCAAGTTATTTCTGTAAAGGCAGGGTCTCACGTTCATATCCCAACAGGTGCAAAGCATCGTATGCGCAATACTTCCAACGACATGTTGGAATTCGTTGAGGTGCAATTGGGTTCGTACTTTGGCGAAGATGATATTGTTCGCTATCAAGACGATTATCAAAGAAAGTGA
- a CDS encoding HTTM domain-containing protein — protein MRVIFGLLLIFNWYMIWSYLDVFWGVDGLISLKTSLEYGSTIRFSLFDLMPNDPRVPALLALLNLVASIGVTLGLFTRTSMVLAFITLLSFQNRNDFILNSGDIVLRNILFFMMFSAAGKAYSVDQWIQSLRLGKSLQPKMERPWALRLIQIQFCVIYIATVLFKIKGSHWVDGTAVYIATRLDEFVRVPVPLLNNLALIKFMTWSTLVVELAMGTLVWFKDLRYWVLLAGIGLHLGIELVMSIPMFEWVMITTMLSLVDPYDVIRVERYLRESVSKFRYRFSKMESA, from the coding sequence ATGAGGGTTATATTCGGTTTACTGCTGATTTTTAACTGGTACATGATCTGGAGCTATTTGGACGTGTTCTGGGGAGTTGACGGTCTTATTAGTTTAAAAACTTCTTTGGAATACGGCTCCACCATTCGTTTCAGTCTGTTTGATTTAATGCCGAATGATCCGCGAGTTCCGGCTTTGCTTGCACTTCTTAATTTAGTTGCTTCTATCGGTGTGACCTTGGGGCTGTTTACCCGCACTTCAATGGTTTTGGCATTTATAACGTTGTTGTCGTTCCAAAATCGCAACGATTTTATTTTGAACAGCGGAGATATTGTTCTTAGAAATATTTTGTTCTTTATGATGTTTTCTGCCGCCGGTAAAGCTTACTCCGTAGATCAGTGGATACAGAGTTTGCGCCTTGGTAAAAGCTTGCAGCCCAAAATGGAAAGACCCTGGGCTTTGCGTCTGATCCAGATTCAGTTTTGTGTGATTTATATTGCGACGGTTCTGTTTAAGATTAAAGGTTCCCATTGGGTGGATGGAACAGCGGTTTACATTGCCACTCGTCTGGATGAGTTTGTGCGTGTACCGGTGCCTTTACTGAACAACCTGGCGCTGATCAAATTCATGACGTGGTCAACTTTGGTTGTGGAGCTTGCGATGGGAACGTTGGTTTGGTTTAAAGATTTACGGTATTGGGTTTTGTTAGCTGGCATAGGTTTGCACCTTGGCATCGAGTTGGTGATGAGTATTCCCATGTTCGAGTGGGTTATGATCACCACGATGTTGTCGCTTGTAGATCCCTATGACGTGATTCGAGTTGAACGATATTTGCGGGAAAGTGTTTCCAAATTTCGTTATCGTTTCAGCAAGATGGAGTCGGCTTAA